TAATCATTTTGTTTTTGCAACAAAAGAAGAAGTGGAAGAGTGAAAAACATGAAAAAAATAAAAAATATTTTCTTTAAAAACAAAATTTTATTTTTATTAACACCAGCGTTTGTTGCAACACCAATATTATTAGCAAGTTGCCAAAATAATAAAAAAGATACACCAAAACTAGAAACTCAAAGTCAAAAATTGTTCGAGGATAAAAAAAGTAAATATAATGACGAGTTAAAAGATTATTTTTTAAATAATATTGATAAAAAAAATGATTTTGATAAAATTGTTAATCTAAATGATTTAGAAAAATTTATTATAGATTTAAATTTTGATAAATCTATTGACAATTTATCAAAACAACGAATTATTTTTGATAAAAATTTAAATTCAATTAATTTTTTTAATGTTGATTTTTCTGAAAAAATAAAAAGTTATAATTTAATTTTAAAAGAAATCAACAATGAAAAAAATCAAAAAAAAATTATTGATGATTTAAAAACAAAACATATTAAAAATATCACTCTAGAAAAATATCCTGAAATAAATAAAGCAATAAATTCCGATGATTTCTTGCAAGAATTAATGAAAATAAATGATGGTGAACAATTTAGTTCTATTTTAAATTCAAAAATAGATTTATTATTAAAAAATAAATATAAAACACTTGATGACTATAAAGAAAATTTAAAACTTCAAGCAGAGCAAAATGAATTAGATAAAAATGAGTTGTTAAGAGTTATAAATAAAGCTAATAGTTTTCATGATTTATTAAATATTGAAAAAATGATGGATAGTCTTTTAAAACAATCAATAAAAGATCTCGAAACAATTGAAAACAATTTAAAAACAATGAGTGATGTAGAAAAAAAGAATCAAAATTCACTTTTAAAAGTTATAAAAATTTATTTAAAAACAATTAATTATTATGAAAATAATTTTTTAGATTTTGAAAAAAGAGTAAAATTAGCTAATACTAATGATCAGTTTACCCAAATGTTCAAAGAAATTCATAAATTGTCATTAAATTACAAGCCAGTTTTAGAAATTTTAAAAACTGAAAATGGAGAAAATTATTATTCTTCAAAAATTTATAATAATAAAATAAATTTCTTTATAACAAGTCAACTCTCGGAATATGACGAGGAAAAAGAGGATGGTATTGTAATTGTTAAAAATATTGATGAACCAAATACATCATTGCTAGAATCAGCATTTTATAAGTTTACGCCACCTGCTCTAGTTAGAACTTTTGAATTAACACCAGAAGATAAAAAAATTCAAAGTAAAATTTTAGATTTAAGACAAAATTTCATAAAAAATGCATTTAACAAATCTGTAGGAAAAGATCTTAAATTTTATTTCAATGATACATCACTCCAATATTATCAATTAGATAATAATCCTGATTTAAGTGAAATGCAGAAATTAATATTACAAAGAGGATTACTTCAGCAAGGTTTGAATCAATTAGTTTTAACAAGATATTTATGAACAATTGACTATGTTTTAGCTAATGGATGATTTTATGAAGAAATTTATCACAAATTAATTGGATATAATGAAAATTATGAAAGTGATTTAGAAACACAAGCGATTAATTATAGGGTAATTTCAGAAAAATTTAATTTTAAAAATTTACTTGATTTTAAAAAATAAAACTATAAACCAAAATTTATAGTTTTATTTTTTTAGTTAAATAAGTATGGTTTATTTTTTTATTTTTTTTAAAAAATGGTATTATATAAAAGCAAAATTTACAAATATAAATTTGCAAAAAAAAAAAAAAAGGATAAAAAAATTTAATGAAATTGATTGATTTTTTAAAAAATGAAAAACTTATTTTTATTAATAATAATTTTTTAAATAAAAATGAAGTTTTGCATTTTATTTCTAAAAAATTAGTTGAAGTTAAATATGCTAATGATGATAAAAAAATTTATAATCTTTTTGAAGAAAGAGAAAAAACATCAACAGCCATTGGTGATGAATTTGCAATTCCTCATATTTTAACAAATCAACTTACTACAAGTACAATAATTTTTTTAAAAACAAATGCAATAGATTGACAGGCATTTGATGAACAAAATGTAAAGTATATCTTCGCAATTGCTTTAAAACAAAATGATTCTTCAAAACATATAGAAATTCTTCAAAAATTATCAAAAATTTTGATGAATCCAAATTTTAAAAAAGAAATTAAAGAGATTAAAAATACTAATGAATTTTTAGATATTATAAACAAATATGAAAATTTAATAGATTTAGAAATTTCAGAAAAAACTAATGATGAAATTTATGATATTGTAGCTGTAACAGCATGTCCAACAGGAATAGCTCATACATTTTTAGCTAAAGAAAATTTAGTTAAAGCAGCACAAAAATTAAATATCAAAATTAAAGTTGAAACCCAAGGGACAGAAGGAATTGAAAATAGTTTATCTGATAGTGATATTAAAAATGCTAAAGGTGTAATAATCGCCGCTGATAGAACCATTGATAAACAAAAATTTGCAAAACATAATAATGTTTTGGAAATCTCTACAAAAAATGCAATTCATAATGCTCAATTATGAATTGAAAAGGCACTTGAATTAAAAGGAAGTACAATTAGTGCAAAATCAGATGATAATGCTAAAAAGTTACTAAACAAAAATGAAAACTTTTCATTCAAGTCAAAAGATTTTGGTAGAAAAATTTACCAAGCTATAATGAATGGTGTTTCTCATATGCTGCCATTTGTTGTTTTTGGTGGCATTATGATTGCTCTATCATTTATTCTTGATACACTTATTGGACTCTCTTCTGGCCAATCACTTGATGATCCTGATTTTTTAAAAAATTATGGTTCTTTTTATAGTGTTTCCAAATGATTTATAACTATAGGGGGTAGTGCATTAGGTTTTGCCATCCCTATTTTAACAATATTCATCGCTTATGCAATTAGAGGAAGAATTACCATACTACCTGCATTGGTTATCGGTTTGATCGCTAGTGGAAAAATGAGTAGTTCATATTCTTTTTTAGGATCAACACTAGGCGATAATTCAGAAAAAATATTAGAAACTGGTTCAGGTTTTATTGGTGCTATAATTGGTGCATTTTTTATTATAGTGATGCTTGATTTAATGAACAAATACATTTTTAATAAAATGCCAAAAAGTTTAATGGGAATAAAAAATATATTAATTATTCCATTATTAGGGACATTAGTTATTGCATTGATGTTTTGAGTTGTAAATATACTATTTATATACATAAATTATGGATTAAATTTATTTTTAGGATTAATGACAGGGAATGTTTGATTAATTTGATTGCTAGGAATAATTATCGGAGCAATGATGGCAATTGATCTTGGGGGTCCTATTAATAAAGCTGCTTATGTTTTTGCTGTCTTTTCAATTTCTTCTTCTGGGAAAGCTGAACATTCTGCTGCAATGGCTATTGCAATGGCGGCAGGTATGGTTCCACCACTTGGTATTTCTTTATCAATGTTTTTACATAAAAAAATATGATCAAATGAAGAAATTAAAGCTGGTAAATGGTCAAATATAATTTTTGGTTTATCATTTATTAGTGAAGGAGCGATTCCATATACATCAGCTAAACCAAAAATTTTAATTCCAGCTAACATTGTTGGGGGGATTGTTGCAGGTCTTATTGCTGCTATTTTAGGAACAACAATAATAGCACCGCATGGTGGTATATTTGTAATATTTCTCTTAAAATCAACATTGTTTAATTCTTTCGGATTACAAGTTGCATTTGGTATAATTTTTTGATTAGTAGCAATATTAGCAGGTGCCATTGCCCAAGCTTTAACAATTTATATTTTATCAAAATATCATTCTAGAAAATTGTTGGCAAGAAAAAGATAAGTTTTAAAATATAAAAACAGCATGTTTATGCTGTTTTTATATTTTTTTATTTTGAAATCTATATTTATTTTTTGTTTTATCACTAACAAAACTTTTATAAAATGCTTCATTAATAATTATTCCAAAATATAAAATATATGAAATAAAAAGTGTAAAAGTGCTTAAATATAAAAATGTAGCAAAGATTCCAAATTTATTATAATCAATAATCTTTATTGAAGAAAGGTAACCAAAAATTGTTGAAAATAAAGTAGATGCTAAGGAACTAATAATAACGCCTGGTTTAATATTTTTAAAACTTGTTTTAAATGTTGGTGTGTATTTTAATAAGAAAAATCAAACTATAAAAAAGAAAAATATTATATAAAAAGATGAAATAAGATAAAAAAGAAAAATATATATTGACTTATTTTCAATTTGGACATCTAATTTTTTAAATATAAAAGTTGCTGAAAGCAATAAATATGCAAAAAATATTGAAATAACAGTAACAATAATAAGTCCTTTCATCCTATTAATAAATCAATTACCTTGATTTTTATGACCATAAATTATTGATTGACTTGTAATAAATTTAGCATAACCAGTTGATGAAATTCAAAGAGAAGAAATTAATAAAATAATATTGATTTTATTAAAACTTAAAATTAAATTATAGTTTTTGACTTCGCTTTCATTTTTATTAAAATCAAAAATTTTATCAATGGCCGGAATATATCTACTTATTATCTCTTCAAAAATAAATTTTTTCGTATCATCATCCTTATAATGAATATTAATTAAGGAAATGCTTAAAATTAAAACAGGTATAAATGATGTGAATAAATAAAAAGCAAAACCTGCAGGGATAAAAGCATATTCATGTGAAGATATTTTTTCTACACTTCTTCTAACTAAAATTTTAGTTTGTTCATTGTTTTTTTTTCATCATTTGGGGCTTACACCAATTCTTAAAGGTATAAGTAAAAGAAAAGATAAAATTTTGTAAAAAATTTTTCTATCTTTTTTAGTTATTATTTTGTCTTTAAATCAATCATTATTAAACATTTTTTTATATTATACACCAAAAGAAAAAAACAAGTTTTTTAATATTTTTTTCTTTTTTCACATATTTTTTTATTTTTTTGCTAAAAAATTCTTTTTTTCTATTTGTTTTTGGAGGAAAAAATGAATTCAATTTTAATATATTTTTCAATCAAATATAATGGTGATTTTTTTTCAATTTTTAATGCATTAAAAAGACAGGAAAAAATTGATAAAAATTTAATAATAGAAATTGAAAATGATATACAGAACAAAAAAATACAAGCAATAACAATCTTGGATAAAGAATATCCTAAAGAATTTAAATATTTAGATAAACCACCTTTTGTAATTTTTTACAAAGGGAATATTAAACTATTAAAAGACAAAAATAAAATATCTTTAACTGGTGATAAAAATACACTAAAAGTTAAAAAATATTTAGAGCAATCACTTCCTGAAGTAAATAAAAATAGTGTTTTAGTTACTTCGGCTTATAAAAATTTGGATCAAAATATAATAAATTATTTTGAGAAAAATAATGGAAAAATAATTTATGTCTCAGTCAATGGAGTTAGCAATCCATTCTTTGCTAATAAAGTAAATATCAATGAAAACA
This Mesomycoplasma neurolyticum DNA region includes the following protein-coding sequences:
- a CDS encoding YhjD/YihY/BrkB family envelope integrity protein produces the protein MFNNDWFKDKIITKKDRKIFYKILSFLLLIPLRIGVSPKWWKKNNEQTKILVRRSVEKISSHEYAFIPAGFAFYLFTSFIPVLILSISLINIHYKDDDTKKFIFEEIISRYIPAIDKIFDFNKNESEVKNYNLILSFNKINIILLISSLWISSTGYAKFITSQSIIYGHKNQGNWFINRMKGLIIVTVISIFFAYLLLSATFIFKKLDVQIENKSIYIFLFYLISSFYIIFFFFIVWFFLLKYTPTFKTSFKNIKPGVIISSLASTLFSTIFGYLSSIKIIDYNKFGIFATFLYLSTFTLFISYILYFGIIINEAFYKSFVSDKTKNKYRFQNKKI
- a CDS encoding DNA-processing protein DprA gives rise to the protein MNSILIYFSIKYNGDFFSIFNALKRQEKIDKNLIIEIENDIQNKKIQAITILDKEYPKEFKYLDKPPFVIFYKGNIKLLKDKNKISLTGDKNTLKVKKYLEQSLPEVNKNSVLVTSAYKNLDQNIINYFEKNNGKIIYVSVNGVSNPFFANKVNINENNLIISEYPDKTEITKIRLKNRNRIMASISNALVIYSSKIDSGIMNLVNYFLELGKEIFCFPGEWDNEEEDGNTALIKQGANLITSIKDLKNKKNDHKFSG
- a CDS encoding PTS fructose transporter subunit IIABC codes for the protein MKLIDFLKNEKLIFINNNFLNKNEVLHFISKKLVEVKYANDDKKIYNLFEEREKTSTAIGDEFAIPHILTNQLTTSTIIFLKTNAIDWQAFDEQNVKYIFAIALKQNDSSKHIEILQKLSKILMNPNFKKEIKEIKNTNEFLDIINKYENLIDLEISEKTNDEIYDIVAVTACPTGIAHTFLAKENLVKAAQKLNIKIKVETQGTEGIENSLSDSDIKNAKGVIIAADRTIDKQKFAKHNNVLEISTKNAIHNAQLWIEKALELKGSTISAKSDDNAKKLLNKNENFSFKSKDFGRKIYQAIMNGVSHMLPFVVFGGIMIALSFILDTLIGLSSGQSLDDPDFLKNYGSFYSVSKWFITIGGSALGFAIPILTIFIAYAIRGRITILPALVIGLIASGKMSSSYSFLGSTLGDNSEKILETGSGFIGAIIGAFFIIVMLDLMNKYIFNKMPKSLMGIKNILIIPLLGTLVIALMFWVVNILFIYINYGLNLFLGLMTGNVWLIWLLGIIIGAMMAIDLGGPINKAAYVFAVFSISSSGKAEHSAAMAIAMAAGMVPPLGISLSMFLHKKIWSNEEIKAGKWSNIIFGLSFISEGAIPYTSAKPKILIPANIVGGIVAGLIAAILGTTIIAPHGGIFVIFLLKSTLFNSFGLQVAFGIIFWLVAILAGAIAQALTIYILSKYHSRKLLARKR